From the genome of Sediminibacter sp. Hel_I_10:
TGCCAGCCATACGCTTTTCGAAAAAAGGAACGATAATGACAACGCCCAACTCCTTTGCCAAATCACTAAACGCATGAAAAGATGTGCTGTAAAGTGGTTCTGCCAATGCAAAATTATCTACGTCTTCACTTTGACAAAAATAATGACTGCTGTAGAGTTCTGGTAGGGAAATGACTTCTGCTCCTTTTGCAGCAGCATCACGTACCCATTTTAAACATTTTTTTAAATTGTTTTCGGGAAGGTCATTAAGATTCAATTGAATGACCGCTATTTTGTAATTCTTCATATATCAAAACTAAAATAAGGCTATAAAAGTAATGAATATTATGAACAACAAATAGAGAGCATCTAGAATCTCTTACTTAGAGGCCTGAAGTGTTTGTGGAAGAACAATATCACGTTGGGCAACTAAAATATCACCTGACTTTTCAGGATTTAGAATATTGGTTGCTCCAGCTTTTTTAAGTTTCTTACGGCAGTATCTAGATAAATAAGGATCATTTTCAAATAAGAAACCATCCATATCATACTCCGGTGTGTTTGGTTCTTTAATTACAGTATGAATGTGCTTCATTTCATTACTACCATAATCTGTTCCTGGTATAAAGGTAAAGAACGTGTACTCCCCCTCTTCATTAGTTTTAACCCAAGCACGGTGGTAGATGTAGTCTTCTTCATTTTCTGTTTTTAAATCGTATTTACCGTCTTCATTGGTTTGATAGATAAAAACGATAACATCCTTTGCAGGAGTAATCCCATCATTTTCAAAGATTGTTCCTGAAATTTTAAGTTTTTGTTCCGCTTGCGCGTACTCTGGAATTGTGTCAACAGCGGTTAGCGCTCGCTCACCATAATTATAAATAGGGTGCTGTTTTGTATCATTGATATTATTAGCATCTTGTTGTGCATTTAATTGAACTGTAAATGCAGAAAAAATAATGGCGGCACTGATAAGATATTTAAGCGTTTTCATGCGAATTGGATTTGGAGTTTACCCAAAGCTATTATATACAGCACTTTAACACCTAAAAAACTATATGAACACCGAATAAATTAGGATTAACTGAAATTAGATTCAAAATTTTCCGTTGAAATGCACTTCTTTCAGAATGGACTTAGCTCAATACATGGTATTATCATTTTTAGACGTTTTAGGAATTTGCTGAATGGCATCCCAATGTTCGCAAATCTTTCCGGAGTTGTCAAAACGAAAGAAATCCATCGTGACATATTGATCATCATTTGGCCAAATTTGATGGGTATGTAAGGCCACGAGATCATCTTCTGCAATACAGCGGACGAATGCTATGGATTTTTTGGGATATTCCACTTTCATCCGTTCAAAATAATCGATAAATCCCTCTATACCATCACTCACATCTGGATTATGCTGAATATAGGTGGCTCCAACAAAGGTATCCATCGCTAATTTAGGATCTCCCAAGAAGGCCATTTCATAAAAACTGATGGCATTTTTCTTATTTTGTTTTGTACTCATGGCTTGATCGATTTAAAATGATTGGACTTCAATTTAAAAATTAAACTTGTTTTTAATAAAAAAAGCCAGAATTATAATTAATTCTGGCTTCAGTAAACATATTTAATTTTATAATTTTGGCTGTCCGTTAGATGCACTTAAACCGCCATCTACCGGTAAAATTGTTCCGGTAACAAATCTTGCTTCTTCACTGGCTAAAAAAGCAATAACATCTGCGATTTCTTCCGGTTTAGCTGCACGGCCCATAGCAATTCGCTTTTTAAATTCCTTCATCACCTCTTCATCATCCATTGCGCCTTCTCCCATATCAGTATCTGTTAAACTAGGCGCCACTGCATTGATTCTAATCTCTTTTGCTGCAAAATCCAATGCCAGAGCTTTGGTCATTAACTGAATGGCTCCTTTAGTGCTATCATAAGCAAAGGCGTTCCAATCTCCTCCTAAACCAGAGACAGAACATACATTCACTATGTTCCCCTTGCTCTTTTCAAGATATGGTAAGGTCTCTTTAATCATCAAGTAAGGCCCAGTGACGTTTACTTCCAATTGCTTATTCCAATCTTCCAACGAGACCTTGTCTATCGTACCACCAACAAATATTGCGGCATTGTTGACTAAGATGTCAATGGTCTTAAACTTAGAAATCGTGCTTTCTACGAGTTGCTTCACATCTGCAGGTTTTGAGACGTCGCCTGCAACTATTAAGGTATTGCTCGCATTGATTTCTTTCGAAACTGCTTCTAATTTACTTTTTGTTCTTCCGTTTAATACCACGTTAAAGCCCTTACTGGCAAACTTTTTTGCCGTTGCTTTACCTATACCAGAACCTGCTCCAGTAACAATTACGGCTTTATTTACTTCCATTGTAAGATGTATTATATAGTGTTCATCGCATCGGCGATTAAGGTATCACCATTTAAGATTTCAAAAGTTTTATTATTGGCAACATCATCATGAAGTGCGCTTACCAAAGTTTGCGCAACATCATCACGACTAATTGATCCCGAATTGTCTAAGTGTTTTGCCAGTTTGATTTTGCCAGTACCATGATCATTGTTTAAAGATCCTGGACGTACAATGGTGTATTTCAAATCACTTTTTAAAAGATATTCATCTGCATTATGCTTTGCTTTTAAATAGTCTTGAAGTTGATCGGCTTTCTCTGGTTGATCTGCTCCAATGGAGCTCAACATCACAAATTTCTTGCAGTCGTGTTTTTTAGCTGCATCCATCATTTTTTTCGCACCTTCTTGATCTACGGCTGTTACTTTTTTACCGCCAGAACCAGCTGCAAAAATAACTTTGTCCATACCTGTTGTGACATCCTGGATATCCTCTTCTAAATCTGCTAAAATGGTTTGAATTCCTCTTTTAGTAAATTGTTCTTCCTGCTCCTTCTTTCTAATCATTGCAACTGGACTATAAAGTTGAGAGTTTTCTAAAAGATCTATTATTTTTTTTCCTGTGGTGCCATTTGCACCTGCTACTAATATTTGTTCCATACAACAATAAATTAAAATTTTCGAAACCTGTTTAATGGGAACACATAAAACATTAACTCGATAGAAACACTAACACTATATACACTTTTGTTTAGAGCTATACTCCACAAAATCAATTTAATATCGACAACGTGTAAATACGCTCACTTTGTCGGACTAAAGATAGACTTTAACAAAAAAAGTTTGAAGCAGAGTCCTTTCCCTATAGCTTTGTGATAGCTTTTATTTTTAACCTACTAAAAAATAAGACATTATGAATGCAAATCTTTCACTTTTCAACCAAATCAACAGTTTGTGCTATTGGCTACTTACTGAAAGTAATTACAAAAGTTCTGTGATTTTAGATGCAGACAAAGACAGTTATTTTGTTCGTGTCAAAAAAGGAAGTCAGAATTTATATGCTTACCATATTCCTCAATTCAGTAAGAAAAATTCAAAGTTTTTAAATTTCGAATTGACTGCCGTGGTTAATAGTTTGCTACACATTAAAGACTCTGTCATGGAACGCCGCTACGAAAGCGCATAAAAAAACAGAATCCAAAAAAGATTCTGTTTCAATTAAGACAAGTTGTTTTTAATTATAGGGTCACTGTTACTGTTTTAGATGTTTTTCCATTGGATAGTTCAACGTGATACTCCACTATTTTTTCTAAGCCTTGGGTATAATTTACGTGACATTCAATTTTTTCAAAAGCCCAACCTGGATAAGATGTTGACACTTCTTTACTAAGAGCGTATGGTAATCTCATATTTTTATAAATCTCAATAGATTGCACCAATTTACCAGTATGATCATAAATGGCCTGAATATGATTTAAGGCTTCATTAAAATCTACAGTGTAAGTAACGCTTTTGCTTGATGTATATACAGATTGTGCTTTTATGTTGTAGTTGGCCGCAATTTTTTGAAGTTTCTGAGCTCTTTTTGCCACATCATGATTCTTAAAACTATTAAGATAGTCGGCATTGATCGAAACGGATTTCATATTAGGAGCATGATCTAATTTTGAAGTGACCATGGCCATTTCATGTTGCGCATTGCAAAGGGTGGTTAGACCTAAAAAAAATAAACCAAGAATACAGCTTTTCATAATCAAATGGATTTTAAGGTTGATAATTAAGAGGCCACTAGCTTTATAATAAGGGTACTAGATGCGCACTTTTAGATATCGCTAAGTTAGACACAACTTTAGCTAAAACCTTAAAAATGAGATAGACAGACAATGAACAGCCTATAGACAATCAATAGACAGTTCTATTTTGTAACTTCTTTTTTATATGAAATAGGGAAATTATAGATTTTGAATAAATGCATCTAAATCTGTATGTTCTTGAAGATTGAGTTTTTTTCTAAGACGATACCTGCTGGTATTGAGAGATGCTAAGGTGATGTTTTGAAGTGTCGCAATACTTCTACTTTCAATTTTTAATCGAATCAACGAGCACAATCGTATTTCGTTTTTGCTGAGATTAGGAAATTGTTCTGTAAGCTTACTAAAAAAGGCATCACTTAATTTTTCCAAACGCTCAAAAAACGCTTTGGTATCTTCATCAAAAGTGATTTTATTTGAAATTTCTATATCTAATTCTTGAAGTAAATTTGTTTTCTCAGCCCCACTAACTTGTTTGATCTGTTCTAATTTTTCAGACAGATGGTTCGCCCATTCTTGATTTTGGGTTAATGTAATAGCAAAGTCTGATAGATCCCTTTTTTTAGATTCAATTTCTGTATTGAGTTGAGAAACCTTAAGTGTTGCATTTTCATATTCATGCTCTGCTATCAATTGTTTGTTTTTTGCATTGACCAAATGCTGCCTTCTGCTTAAAAATAAAAACAAGAGCAAGACAATAAAAAAGGAGGATATCAAACCAGAAATCCAGAGTTTTGAACGTTGTTTTTTAAGTTCACTTTCCTTTTGGATGCGATCTATCATAAAATTTAAAGCCACGCGATCTAGAGTAATATCATTTAACTCTTCCCGCCATTTTTTATCTGCCGCATTACTTATTTCTCTTAAACTATCTGAAAATGACTTAGAAGCCTTTACCGTCTCGTAAGCCTCTAATGTTTTATTTTGTGCAAATTGCAAGCGTTCTTTAGCGTCCAAATAAGGGATTACTGCATTCTCACTTTTTGAAACGCCAGTAGTATCTGTTTCCATAATGCGCTCCAATTGAGTGAGCGTCTCTTGAGCCTCTTTCAATTGGTTTAATTTTACGCCGGTTGTAATTAATTGAGCGCCGGCATTGATCAAGCGCTGCACATCTGGTTGTGAGGTTTTTTCATTAATGGCTGTTTTGTAGAATTCAAAATTGGTTTTGTATAAGTCATAAGCTGCACTTAAACGGTTGGTTTCTATATAAACATCTGCAATATTATCCCTAACGCTGCCAATAAGTGTATGATCTGGAAATTTAGATTTCAAGATATCGTAAGCCGTTTCGAAATGATGTAAAGCCGTTTTTAAGTCTTTTTTGTACCATAGAAAATAGAGCCCGTAATTATTAATGGCGGACGGATAATAGATGTAATCTAAAGACTTCGTGTAGTTCATGTTTGCCTTATGCTCTAAGGCGGCA
Proteins encoded in this window:
- a CDS encoding tetratricopeptide repeat protein; the protein is MSSDEAFEKYQSITALMEQSFSEKDMKTFRRSSFTDKQLQSYLSNHFRRLDLLTNIEGHHSLKLDSYLHSGNWFREIGFPKESIKYYNAFFDHHKRYASELTNGERAKYVDMLSYAHSILAENYAKVGLLDSAALEHKANMNYTKSLDYIYYPSAINNYGLYFLWYKKDLKTALHHFETAYDILKSKFPDHTLIGSVRDNIADVYIETNRLSAAYDLYKTNFEFYKTAINEKTSQPDVQRLINAGAQLITTGVKLNQLKEAQETLTQLERIMETDTTGVSKSENAVIPYLDAKERLQFAQNKTLEAYETVKASKSFSDSLREISNAADKKWREELNDITLDRVALNFMIDRIQKESELKKQRSKLWISGLISSFFIVLLLFLFLSRRQHLVNAKNKQLIAEHEYENATLKVSQLNTEIESKKRDLSDFAITLTQNQEWANHLSEKLEQIKQVSGAEKTNLLQELDIEISNKITFDEDTKAFFERLEKLSDAFFSKLTEQFPNLSKNEIRLCSLIRLKIESRSIATLQNITLASLNTSRYRLRKKLNLQEHTDLDAFIQNL
- a CDS encoding nuclear transport factor 2 family protein, producing MSTKQNKKNAISFYEMAFLGDPKLAMDTFVGATYIQHNPDVSDGIEGFIDYFERMKVEYPKKSIAFVRCIAEDDLVALHTHQIWPNDDQYVTMDFFRFDNSGKICEHWDAIQQIPKTSKNDNTMY
- a CDS encoding SDR family oxidoreductase, with protein sequence MEQILVAGANGTTGKKIIDLLENSQLYSPVAMIRKKEQEEQFTKRGIQTILADLEEDIQDVTTGMDKVIFAAGSGGKKVTAVDQEGAKKMMDAAKKHDCKKFVMLSSIGADQPEKADQLQDYLKAKHNADEYLLKSDLKYTIVRPGSLNNDHGTGKIKLAKHLDNSGSISRDDVAQTLVSALHDDVANNKTFEILNGDTLIADAMNTI
- a CDS encoding SDR family NAD(P)-dependent oxidoreductase; the protein is MEVNKAVIVTGAGSGIGKATAKKFASKGFNVVLNGRTKSKLEAVSKEINASNTLIVAGDVSKPADVKQLVESTISKFKTIDILVNNAAIFVGGTIDKVSLEDWNKQLEVNVTGPYLMIKETLPYLEKSKGNIVNVCSVSGLGGDWNAFAYDSTKGAIQLMTKALALDFAAKEIRINAVAPSLTDTDMGEGAMDDEEVMKEFKKRIAMGRAAKPEEIADVIAFLASEEARFVTGTILPVDGGLSASNGQPKL